In Electrophorus electricus isolate fEleEle1 chromosome 12, fEleEle1.pri, whole genome shotgun sequence, a single window of DNA contains:
- the LOC113574207 gene encoding uncharacterized protein C8orf48 has translation MNDKKAQQANEAALREYGKTQIQHIKQQKDLLECKQKHKQRKHIITPKEAILEQNVPEHLVCMLRLKAFREEMRRGAEQDFHEPSRCTACLAKRADLALDFFMRNKKSQLQTHLLEDKIQDHVCNKDTVCLLGEMLKYIPKPSDEPGEIWKKLLSERHKLHNNK, from the exons ATAAGAAAGCACAGCAAGCAAACGAAGCTGCACTACGAGAGTATGGTAAGACACAGATTCAGCACATTAAGCAACAGAAAGATTTGCTtgaatgtaaacaaaagcacaagCAGAGGAAACATATAATCACGCCAAAAGAGGCCATTCTTGAACAGAATGTACCGGAACATCTTGTATGCATGTTAAGGCTGAAGGCTTTCAGAGAAGAGATGAGGAGG GGGGCTGAGCAGGACTTCCATGAGCCCTCCCGCTGCACTGCCTGCCTGGCTAAACGAGCTGACCTGGCACTAGACTTTTTTATGAGAAATAAGAAGAGTCAGCTTCAGACCCACCTATTGGAGGACAAAATTCAGGACCATGTCTGCAATAAA gaCACTGTTTGCCTACTCGGGGAGATGTTGAAGTATATACCCAAGCCCTCAGATGAGCCAGGTGAAATATGGAAGAAACTGTTAAGTGAAAGACACAAATTACATAACAATAAATGA